The Ranitomeya imitator isolate aRanImi1 chromosome 3, aRanImi1.pri, whole genome shotgun sequence genome has a window encoding:
- the LOC138672397 gene encoding olfactory receptor 52N4-like has translation MVFSLLMAAMTLSFSSFILTGVPGLEDAHGWISVPLTFFYLVTLVANFCVLIIIKTEQSLHQPMYVFLSMLLFSDLIQSNSTIPKMLLIFWFKDREISFDGCLVQMFFVHSFSTMGSSVLLAMAFDRYVAVCDPLRYSTVLTNKVVTKIGILVTIRGILLIFPHPFLVKRLPFCRSQTIEHTYCEHIAVAKLSCSDIRINYLYGLIVAFSVVGVDSVFITLSYTMIIRAVLRLPSREARHKVGGTCVTHICVILVAYIPALFSFISQRIGEHASSTQIILSTLYLIFPPMLNPIIYGIKTKEIQKNVLKIMNSRKSWKI, from the exons atggttttCAGTCTGTTAATGGCTG CTATGACTCTCAGCTTTTCCTCTTTCATCCTGACTGGTGTCCCGGGACTAGAAGATGCTCATGGGTGGATTTCTGTGCCTCTCACTTTCTTCTATTTAGTTACTTTGGTGGCTAATTTTTGTGTTCTGATTATCATAAAAACTGAGCAAAGTCTACACCAACCTATGTATGTCTTCCTCTCAATGTTACTGTTCTCGGACCTCATCCAGTCTAATTCCACCATCCCTAAAATGCTGCTTATCTTCTGGTTTAAAGATCGAGAGATCAGCTTCGATGGCTGCCTGGTCCAGATGTTCTTTGTTCATTCTTTTTCCACTATGGGTTCCTCGGTGCTCTTGGCGATGGCCTTTGATCGGTACGTGGCAGTATGTGACCCCCTGAGATACTCTACGGTGCTTACAAACAAGGTTGTCACAAAGATTGGTATACTGGTGACCATAAGAGGAATTCTCCTGATATTTCCACACCCGTTTCTGGTTAAAAGGCTGCCATTTTGTCGGAGCCAAACCATTGAACACACTTATTGTGAGCACATTGCGGTAGCCAAGCTTTCCTGCTCTGACATCAGGATTAATTACCTCTATGGGTTAATTGTTGCCTTCTCAGTGGTGGGAGTGGATTCCGTCTTTATCACCTTGTCGTACACCATGATAATAAGGGCCGTCCTGAGGCTTCCATCTCGGGAAGCTCGGCACAAAGTTGGCGGCACGTGCGTCACCCACATCTGTGTCATTCTCGTGGCTTACATCCCTGCGCTTTTCTCATTCATCTCTCAGAGGATTGGGGAACACGCGTCATCAACCCAAATCATTCTGTCCACTCTCTACCTGATCTTTCCTCCCATGTTAAATCCCATCATATACGGAATCAAAACAAAAGAAATTCAGAAGAATGTGCTGAAAATAATGAACTCCAGAAAATCATGGAAGATCTAA